The Mesorhizobium sp. NBSH29 genome has a segment encoding these proteins:
- a CDS encoding hydantoinase B/oxoprolinase family protein, whose amino-acid sequence MTATSLDAITLSVLQAALQQVCDEMDLTFSRAAFSPVIAEANDRSDGIYSADDGALIAQGTGGLPVFVGVMQYSTKTLIGMIREGRCLAPEPGDIYIVNDPYLGGTHLMDVRFAMPVYRDGVIFCWLSNTGHWPDIGGAVPGGFSASATSVEQEGLRLPPVKLFKKGILDPEIFAIITSNIRIADQRIGDIKAQAAALLVGQSRLTEILDRYGDNTVVAAIAELRKRAAEQMRAHIATIADGIYCGEAFVDSDGVVDQPLEIRLAVEKKDGVLTFDFTGSSPPCVGPMNSVLATTLSSVYLAMRHIFPDVPISAGAFEPLVVKRPEGTFLDAHYPRPVSGCAAEVSQRIAEAVFAAMVRALPDKVTAAPAGSSGNFALGGHDPGRNRDFVMYQISGGGYGGNIAHDGLSNGCSTIGISKSPPVEIMEQLYPVLYRHYALREGSGGAGKHRGGFGLSYEIELLRGEARASFVMDHGRFGPQGALGGADGAVNSVIVFRDGVAHVPPHLSKEQDIALKAGDRVCVGTPGGGGYGDPSERDPALVRRDVALGYYTPDQAAEMFGFTADPSLKLSV is encoded by the coding sequence ATGACCGCAACGTCGCTCGATGCAATCACACTATCAGTCCTACAGGCTGCGCTGCAGCAGGTTTGCGACGAGATGGACCTGACTTTCAGTCGGGCCGCTTTTTCGCCCGTGATCGCAGAAGCAAACGATCGATCTGACGGAATATATTCTGCTGATGATGGCGCTCTGATCGCCCAGGGGACGGGCGGACTGCCCGTTTTCGTGGGTGTGATGCAATATTCGACAAAGACGCTGATCGGGATGATCCGCGAGGGGCGCTGTCTGGCACCTGAACCGGGCGATATCTACATCGTCAACGACCCATACCTTGGAGGTACGCATCTGATGGATGTGCGCTTCGCGATGCCGGTCTACCGCGACGGCGTTATATTCTGCTGGCTTTCAAACACCGGGCACTGGCCGGACATTGGTGGCGCGGTGCCGGGCGGGTTTTCTGCGTCGGCCACGTCCGTCGAGCAAGAGGGCCTGAGGCTCCCTCCGGTCAAGCTTTTCAAGAAAGGTATCCTCGATCCTGAGATCTTCGCCATCATCACCTCAAACATCCGCATTGCAGACCAGCGGATCGGCGATATCAAAGCCCAAGCGGCAGCGTTGCTGGTTGGCCAATCAAGGCTCACCGAGATTCTGGACCGCTACGGCGACAACACTGTTGTTGCAGCCATTGCTGAGTTGCGCAAACGCGCCGCAGAACAGATGCGCGCTCACATCGCCACCATTGCAGACGGTATTTATTGCGGTGAGGCGTTTGTCGATTCCGATGGTGTTGTTGACCAGCCGCTCGAGATCAGGCTCGCGGTGGAGAAGAAGGATGGCGTACTCACATTTGATTTTACGGGCTCCAGCCCGCCTTGCGTCGGGCCTATGAACAGCGTGTTGGCCACCACACTTTCTTCTGTCTATCTCGCGATGCGCCACATTTTTCCCGATGTTCCGATCAGCGCTGGCGCGTTCGAGCCGCTGGTGGTGAAGCGACCTGAAGGCACGTTCCTGGACGCTCACTACCCTCGCCCGGTTTCTGGCTGTGCAGCCGAAGTCTCCCAACGAATTGCCGAGGCGGTCTTTGCCGCTATGGTACGGGCGTTGCCGGACAAGGTGACCGCGGCGCCTGCTGGTTCAAGCGGAAATTTTGCTCTCGGGGGCCATGATCCCGGTCGAAACCGTGATTTCGTAATGTATCAGATCTCCGGTGGGGGGTACGGCGGTAATATTGCGCATGACGGGCTTTCCAATGGTTGCTCCACTATTGGTATTTCGAAATCGCCGCCTGTGGAGATAATGGAGCAGCTCTATCCGGTACTCTACCGTCACTATGCTCTGCGTGAGGGCTCCGGGGGCGCTGGGAAGCATCGCGGGGGCTTCGGGCTCTCCTATGAGATAGAGCTCTTGCGCGGCGAGGCGCGGGCCTCCTTTGTCATGGATCATGGTCGGTTCGGGCCGCAAGGGGCGCTGGGCGGCGCCGATGGTGCAGTTAATTCCGTAATCGTGTTCCGCGATGGGGTAGCACATGTGCCGCCGCATCTTTCGAAAGAACAGGACATTGCGCTGAAGGCCGGCGACCGTGTCTGTGTTGGCACGCCTGGCGGTGGCGGATACGGCGATCCGAGCGAGCGTGATCCTGCATTGGTGCGTCGGGACGTGGCGCTTGGCTATTATACCCCGGATCAGGCGGCCGAAATGTTCGGGTTCACAGCCGACCCGTCACTGAAACTCAGCGTCTAA
- the deoC gene encoding deoxyribose-phosphate aldolase, producing MPLDLGWLAAMRHVNRSALERRVASLTKRRSIKGDNQAAWLLRAISVMDLTTLNSNDTPERVRRLCAKALHPLRQDIAQGLGLAGRKIQPAAVCVYHPFVATAVDALAGSGLHVAAVSTSFPHGLAPLETRLAEIRASVADGADEIDVVIPRGLVFGARWQELYDEIVAFREACAHAHLKVILGTGDLATLRNVMLASMVAMMAGADFIKTSTGKESVNATLPVGLVMVRAIRAYFERTGVRIGFKPAGGISTAKPALDWLVLMKEELGREWLEPDLFRFGASSLLTDIERQLEHHLTGRYSANYRHAMA from the coding sequence ATGCCGCTTGATCTCGGCTGGCTGGCGGCCATGCGCCACGTGAATCGTTCGGCCCTTGAACGCCGCGTTGCTTCACTGACTAAGAGACGTTCAATCAAGGGAGATAATCAGGCTGCCTGGCTGCTCAGGGCAATTTCTGTGATGGATCTGACGACGCTCAACAGCAACGACACGCCAGAGCGGGTACGCCGGCTCTGCGCCAAGGCACTGCACCCGCTTCGCCAAGACATCGCGCAGGGTCTTGGCCTTGCCGGCAGAAAAATACAACCGGCAGCGGTTTGTGTCTATCATCCCTTTGTAGCCACGGCGGTTGATGCACTTGCTGGCAGCGGCCTGCATGTAGCGGCAGTTTCTACCTCATTCCCGCATGGACTTGCACCGCTTGAAACCCGGCTTGCCGAAATCCGGGCGTCCGTGGCTGACGGGGCAGATGAGATCGATGTGGTCATCCCGCGCGGACTGGTATTCGGTGCCCGCTGGCAGGAACTGTATGACGAGATAGTGGCATTCCGCGAAGCATGCGCGCATGCCCACCTCAAGGTTATTCTGGGCACTGGCGATCTTGCCACGTTGCGAAACGTGATGCTGGCATCGATGGTGGCGATGATGGCGGGTGCCGACTTCATCAAGACATCGACCGGCAAAGAGAGCGTCAACGCCACGCTGCCCGTTGGCCTCGTCATGGTGCGCGCCATCCGCGCCTATTTTGAGCGCACCGGCGTCCGCATCGGCTTCAAGCCTGCAGGCGGCATTTCAACAGCCAAGCCGGCACTGGACTGGCTGGTTCTGATGAAGGAAGAGCTTGGTCGCGAATGGTTGGAGCCTGACCTCTTCCGGTTTGGTGCGTCGAGCCTTTTAACCGACATCGAGCGCCAGCTCGAACATCATCTGACTGGCCGCTATTCGGCGAATTACCGCCACGCAATGGCATGA
- a CDS encoding ABC transporter ATP-binding protein, whose amino-acid sequence MGALKLENVRKSFGKVEVLKGINLDVKDGEFVVFVGPSGCGKSTLLRIIAGLEDLSGGDVLIDDEKVDQVPPAKRGIAMVFQTYALYPHLTVKDNMGLGLKQAGKPKDEIEKRIAASSAMLDLDPYLARRPAELSGGQRQRVAIGRALVREPKLFLFDEPLSNLDAALRVNTRLEIAQLHRRLKATMIYVTHDQVEAMTLADKIVVLNAGRIEQIGSPMDLYNEPANEFVAGFIGSPKMNFIEGARLGDTAKSIGVRPEHITVDDKSGTWKGTVIHAEHLGADTNLYIDTEKAGLLTVRIFGVHEAKPGALVYATPHPEKTYRFGPDGNRLG is encoded by the coding sequence ATGGGCGCGCTGAAACTCGAAAACGTCAGAAAATCCTTCGGCAAGGTCGAGGTGCTGAAAGGCATCAACCTTGATGTGAAGGATGGAGAGTTCGTCGTGTTCGTCGGCCCGTCCGGCTGCGGCAAGTCGACATTGCTGCGCATCATTGCTGGTCTTGAAGATCTGTCTGGCGGTGATGTGCTGATCGACGATGAAAAGGTCGATCAGGTGCCACCTGCCAAGCGCGGCATTGCTATGGTGTTCCAGACCTACGCGCTCTATCCGCATCTGACCGTCAAGGACAATATGGGCCTTGGTCTGAAGCAGGCGGGCAAGCCCAAGGATGAAATCGAAAAGCGCATAGCCGCATCTTCGGCCATGCTCGATCTCGACCCCTATCTCGCGCGCCGCCCGGCAGAACTTTCCGGCGGTCAGCGCCAGCGCGTCGCGATTGGCCGCGCTTTGGTGCGTGAGCCAAAACTGTTCCTGTTTGATGAGCCTCTGTCGAACCTTGATGCAGCACTTCGCGTCAATACGCGTCTTGAAATCGCCCAGCTTCATCGCCGCCTCAAGGCTACGATGATTTATGTCACCCACGATCAAGTCGAGGCGATGACACTGGCCGACAAGATCGTCGTCCTCAATGCTGGCCGTATCGAACAGATCGGTTCGCCGATGGATCTCTACAATGAGCCGGCAAACGAATTTGTCGCAGGCTTCATCGGTTCGCCGAAAATGAACTTCATCGAAGGTGCCCGTCTTGGCGACACGGCAAAGTCGATTGGCGTTCGTCCCGAGCACATCACCGTTGATGACAAGAGCGGCACCTGGAAGGGCACCGTCATTCATGCCGAACATCTGGGCGCCGACACAAATCTCTACATTGATACGGAAAAAGCCGGACTGTTGACGGTACGTATTTTTGGTGTTCACGAGGCGAAGCCGGGCGCACTTGTCTATGCGACACCTCATCCTGAAAAAACCTACCGGTTCGGACCGGATGGAAACCGTTTGGGCTGA
- a CDS encoding carbohydrate ABC transporter permease — translation MSRARTSLPRTIGAHAILLTYTAIALFPVLVIVVNAFKSRGAIFREPLMPPTSETFDLIGFMTVLKQGDFFLYFQNSVIVTVASLFFVLLFGAMAAFALSEYRFRGNTMMGLYLALGIMIPIRLGTVAILKLMVASGLVDTLTALVLVYTAQGLPLAVFILSEFMKQVSDDLKNAGRIDGLSEYTIFFRLVLPLVRPAMATVAVFTMIPIWNDLWFPLILAPSEATKTVTLGAQLFIGQYVTNWNAVLAALSLAILPVLVLYLIFSRQLIRGITAGAVK, via the coding sequence ATGAGCCGCGCCAGAACTTCCCTGCCGCGCACCATCGGCGCGCACGCCATCCTGCTCACCTATACGGCGATTGCGCTGTTTCCGGTGCTGGTCATTGTCGTCAACGCGTTCAAATCGCGTGGCGCAATCTTCCGCGAACCGCTGATGCCGCCAACGTCTGAGACGTTTGATCTCATCGGCTTCATGACGGTCCTCAAGCAGGGAGATTTCTTCCTGTATTTTCAAAATAGTGTCATCGTCACCGTGGCGTCGCTGTTCTTCGTGCTTCTCTTCGGCGCCATGGCCGCCTTTGCCCTTTCGGAATACCGCTTCCGCGGCAACACGATGATGGGCCTCTATCTGGCGCTTGGCATCATGATCCCCATTCGCCTTGGCACGGTCGCCATACTCAAGCTTATGGTGGCTTCAGGTCTGGTTGATACGCTGACAGCACTTGTGCTGGTCTACACCGCGCAGGGGCTGCCGCTGGCCGTGTTCATCCTGTCTGAGTTCATGAAGCAGGTATCGGATGATCTGAAGAATGCGGGCCGCATTGATGGCCTGTCGGAATATACGATCTTCTTCCGCCTTGTCCTGCCTTTGGTGCGCCCGGCAATGGCAACTGTTGCCGTGTTCACCATGATCCCGATCTGGAACGATCTGTGGTTCCCGCTGATCCTTGCGCCTTCCGAGGCCACCAAGACAGTCACGCTCGGCGCGCAACTATTCATTGGCCAATATGTCACCAACTGGAACGCGGTACTGGCCGCCCTGTCGCTCGCCATTTTGCCGGTGCTGGTGCTCTACCTCATCTTCTCGCGCCAGCTCATCCGCGGCATCACCGCTGGAGCCGTGAAGTGA
- a CDS encoding hydantoinase/oxoprolinase family protein, with protein sequence MVENVNASRGFVIAGIDVGGTFTDLVLVDGRSGGKVLIAKTPTTPENQSYGVVAALAATRFPVSDIDLIVHGTTTTTNAVLERRLAKTGMITTRGFRDSIELGRRTRPQPYGMTGTFTPVIPRDLRLEVSERIGAGGVVLTTLDKNGVAEAVSTLRDAGCEALVIHFLHSYANPAHELRAAAIAAELWPNDYITAGHTLLSEAREFERGVTAAVNASVQPILKRYVERLRTELEAQGYGRDFLIMNGNGGMISARFVTREAAKTVMSGPASGVIAAAYTGRLAGYPNLVTYDMGGTSTDVALIRNAQPSVSNEIEIEYAMPIHVPMVDVHTVGAGGGSIARLDAAGLIQIGPDSAGASPGPICYGRGGLEPTITDANLVLGRLDPAKLLSVDNPVRVDDVRAAFEDKIGRRAGLDGVAAAGAVLRLANLKMAGAIRMVSVAKGHDPRDFALFAFGGAGPLHASALARELGLPKVLVPARPGITNALGCVVADLRHDFVNTLNQPVAILDLDQVKAVLETHRADGMALIDKEAVRPREVKFLHSADMQFIGQTHILNVPLGSTEITREALQLLFEKTYFERFRVELPEIRANLVNLNSSVIGLREQVDLSRLIDPAGRVATLSAAKRTERPVWFVGNWHDTPVYERERMPLDAIVTGPAILEQMDATTVLEPGDRARCDLDGNIVIEVGSL encoded by the coding sequence ATGGTTGAGAATGTGAACGCATCGCGCGGGTTTGTTATCGCCGGCATCGACGTTGGCGGGACCTTCACGGATCTCGTTTTGGTTGATGGGCGTAGCGGTGGAAAGGTGTTGATCGCCAAGACCCCCACGACGCCGGAAAACCAGTCCTATGGCGTTGTCGCGGCACTTGCCGCGACCCGGTTTCCTGTCTCAGACATAGATCTGATCGTTCATGGAACCACAACCACGACGAACGCAGTTCTGGAGCGGCGGCTGGCTAAGACCGGCATGATCACCACGCGAGGATTTCGCGACAGCATCGAGCTCGGACGACGAACCCGCCCCCAGCCATACGGCATGACCGGGACGTTCACACCGGTTATACCGCGTGACCTGCGACTAGAGGTGAGTGAGCGCATAGGGGCGGGTGGAGTAGTCCTGACGACGTTGGACAAAAACGGGGTTGCCGAGGCGGTGAGCACACTGCGCGATGCGGGCTGTGAGGCCCTCGTTATTCATTTCCTTCATTCCTATGCCAACCCCGCGCACGAACTGCGCGCTGCAGCGATCGCAGCTGAACTGTGGCCAAACGACTATATTACCGCTGGTCACACATTGCTGTCAGAGGCGCGCGAATTTGAACGCGGCGTAACGGCCGCCGTCAATGCGTCGGTTCAGCCAATCTTAAAGCGGTATGTCGAGCGACTGCGCACCGAGCTGGAGGCGCAGGGCTATGGCCGCGACTTCCTCATCATGAATGGCAATGGCGGCATGATCTCTGCCCGTTTCGTCACCCGCGAGGCCGCGAAGACGGTGATGTCGGGCCCGGCCTCCGGCGTAATCGCAGCCGCCTATACCGGGCGTCTTGCCGGCTATCCGAACCTCGTCACGTATGACATGGGCGGCACGTCCACCGATGTTGCACTGATCCGTAATGCACAGCCTTCTGTCTCCAACGAGATCGAAATCGAATATGCGATGCCGATTCACGTGCCGATGGTAGATGTCCACACGGTGGGGGCCGGCGGCGGGTCGATTGCCCGCCTCGATGCCGCCGGCCTGATCCAGATCGGCCCAGACAGCGCCGGAGCCAGCCCTGGGCCGATTTGCTATGGCCGCGGCGGGCTCGAGCCCACGATTACCGATGCCAATCTTGTACTTGGCAGGCTGGACCCCGCCAAACTCCTCTCGGTCGATAATCCGGTGCGTGTTGATGATGTGCGTGCAGCGTTCGAGGACAAGATCGGTCGCCGTGCCGGACTGGATGGGGTTGCGGCAGCGGGCGCAGTCTTGAGACTGGCAAACCTCAAGATGGCTGGTGCCATCAGAATGGTATCGGTTGCCAAAGGACATGATCCACGCGATTTTGCTTTGTTTGCCTTCGGTGGTGCGGGCCCCCTTCACGCCAGTGCCCTGGCCCGCGAGCTGGGCCTCCCGAAAGTCCTGGTGCCGGCGCGACCTGGCATTACCAATGCGCTTGGCTGCGTCGTCGCCGATCTCCGCCACGATTTTGTCAACACGCTCAATCAGCCGGTGGCGATCCTTGATCTAGATCAAGTCAAGGCGGTGCTAGAAACGCATCGTGCCGACGGAATGGCTTTGATCGACAAGGAAGCTGTTCGGCCACGCGAGGTAAAATTCCTGCATTCGGCTGATATGCAGTTTATCGGCCAGACGCATATCCTCAACGTACCGCTCGGCTCGACCGAGATTACCCGGGAGGCGTTGCAGCTGCTTTTCGAGAAGACCTACTTTGAGCGGTTCAGGGTTGAGTTGCCGGAAATTCGCGCCAATCTGGTCAACCTCAACAGCTCAGTGATCGGGCTTAGGGAGCAGGTCGACCTGTCGCGGTTGATCGATCCTGCAGGCCGGGTGGCCACTCTGAGTGCGGCAAAACGGACTGAGCGTCCCGTGTGGTTTGTCGGGAACTGGCATGACACACCGGTCTATGAACGCGAGCGGATGCCGCTGGATGCGATTGTGACCGGCCCGGCAATCCTGGAGCAGATGGATGCAACGACTGTTCTCGAGCCAGGAGATCGTGCCCGCTGCGACCTCGACGGCAACATTGTCATTGAGGTTGGATCGCTATGA
- a CDS encoding aldehyde dehydrogenase family protein, whose product MNILERYDAMEYGPAPEARGEADAWLAGRDFGKGLFIGGAWQAAASGATFTTEDPATTETLATVSNAGAPDVDAAVAAARKALPKWHARTGFERAKILYAISRAMQRHQRLFAVLETLDNGKPIRESRDIDVPLAIRHFIHHAGWAQSLDKSFAGHKAAGVVGQIIPWNFPLLMLAWKIAPALAAGCTIVLKPAEFTPLTAILFAEICARAGVPKGVINILPGGPDAGAALVSHPGVDKIAFTGSSEVGKIIRKATAGSGKKLSLELGGKSAFIVFEDADLDSAVEGLVDGIWFNQGQVCCAGSRLLVQESIAEQMFDKVRRRMAALRLGSPLDKNTDIGPLIAAVQRDRVAGLVQQGTDQGATCWQPDIACPTTGYFYLPTLATGVSPANILAQEEVFGPVLAAMTFRDTAEAIELANNTRYGLAASVWSENINRALAVAPALKAGVVWINGTNMFDASCGFGGNRESGFGREGGYEGMLEYLVPDAPRGAFLKPAKAVPNPQGSEEGAGQIDRTPKLFIGGKQVRPDGNYSRSVTDTKGRIAGEVGLGSRKDIRDAVSAARSAAHSWGGATGYNRSQVLYFLAENLAARSDEFVKRIRHLTGASEKAARSEFDQSVERLFYHAGMADKFEGRIHQPPQRAVTLALHEPVGVVGLIAPDAEPLLGLISMIAPALAMGNSVVVIPSQVAPLVATDLYQVVETSDVPPGALNIVTGVSAELAGVLAKHDDVDGLWCIADQETCRLVEAESTGNLKRVFTGGGRAVDWNAGSWAPQALLQRAVDTKNVWVPYGD is encoded by the coding sequence GTGAACATACTGGAACGCTACGACGCGATGGAATACGGTCCGGCGCCCGAGGCGCGCGGCGAGGCTGATGCCTGGCTGGCGGGCCGGGATTTTGGCAAGGGCCTTTTCATAGGGGGCGCATGGCAGGCTGCGGCCAGCGGCGCGACATTCACCACCGAAGACCCCGCCACCACAGAGACATTGGCGACGGTCTCGAACGCCGGCGCGCCCGATGTCGATGCGGCTGTAGCCGCTGCCCGAAAAGCCCTGCCGAAATGGCACGCACGCACGGGGTTCGAACGAGCGAAAATTCTCTACGCGATCAGTCGCGCCATGCAGCGCCACCAGCGCCTTTTCGCGGTCCTGGAAACGCTCGATAATGGCAAGCCGATCCGGGAGAGTCGCGACATCGACGTGCCTCTGGCCATCCGTCACTTCATCCACCACGCAGGATGGGCACAAAGCCTCGACAAGAGTTTTGCCGGCCATAAGGCAGCAGGCGTGGTTGGTCAGATTATCCCGTGGAACTTTCCGCTTCTGATGCTTGCCTGGAAGATAGCGCCTGCACTTGCCGCCGGATGTACCATCGTCTTGAAGCCCGCGGAGTTCACGCCGCTGACGGCGATCCTGTTCGCCGAGATCTGCGCCCGTGCGGGCGTTCCAAAGGGTGTCATCAATATCCTGCCAGGTGGACCGGACGCCGGCGCTGCCTTGGTCAGCCACCCTGGCGTCGACAAGATCGCATTCACCGGCTCATCCGAAGTCGGCAAGATCATCCGCAAGGCAACTGCCGGTAGCGGTAAGAAATTGTCACTGGAACTTGGCGGAAAATCAGCCTTCATCGTGTTTGAAGATGCTGATCTCGACAGTGCTGTGGAAGGGCTGGTCGATGGCATCTGGTTCAATCAAGGTCAAGTCTGCTGCGCCGGCTCCCGTCTTCTTGTACAGGAGAGCATAGCTGAACAGATGTTCGACAAGGTACGCAGGCGTATGGCAGCGCTCAGGCTTGGAAGCCCGCTGGACAAGAATACAGACATCGGCCCCCTGATCGCCGCTGTTCAGCGAGACCGAGTCGCCGGCCTTGTCCAGCAGGGAACCGATCAGGGCGCCACATGCTGGCAACCTGATATTGCCTGCCCGACCACGGGATATTTCTATTTGCCGACGCTTGCCACGGGCGTATCTCCTGCCAATATCCTTGCCCAGGAAGAAGTATTCGGCCCTGTGCTGGCCGCCATGACTTTCAGGGACACGGCAGAAGCAATCGAACTTGCAAACAACACGCGCTATGGCCTCGCTGCCTCGGTCTGGAGCGAGAACATCAACCGCGCGCTGGCGGTCGCTCCGGCGCTCAAGGCGGGCGTTGTATGGATCAACGGCACCAACATGTTCGACGCCTCCTGCGGCTTCGGCGGCAACCGCGAAAGCGGTTTCGGCCGCGAGGGCGGTTATGAAGGCATGCTGGAATATCTGGTGCCGGATGCGCCAAGGGGCGCGTTTTTGAAACCCGCAAAAGCAGTGCCCAACCCGCAAGGCAGCGAGGAAGGAGCAGGCCAGATAGACCGCACGCCAAAGCTTTTCATCGGCGGCAAGCAGGTTCGCCCGGATGGCAACTATTCGCGCAGTGTAACAGACACAAAGGGCCGAATTGCCGGAGAGGTCGGCCTCGGCAGCCGGAAGGATATTCGCGATGCCGTTTCGGCAGCGCGTAGTGCGGCGCATTCCTGGGGCGGCGCGACCGGCTATAACCGCAGCCAGGTGCTCTATTTCTTGGCGGAAAACCTGGCCGCGCGTTCGGACGAATTCGTTAAGCGAATCAGGCACTTAACGGGAGCTTCGGAAAAGGCCGCCCGCTCGGAATTCGACCAGTCCGTGGAGCGCCTTTTCTATCACGCTGGCATGGCCGACAAGTTTGAAGGCCGCATCCATCAGCCACCGCAGCGCGCGGTGACGTTGGCTTTGCATGAACCGGTTGGCGTCGTCGGACTGATCGCGCCGGACGCTGAGCCATTGCTCGGGCTGATCTCCATGATCGCACCGGCGCTCGCCATGGGCAACAGCGTGGTGGTGATCCCTTCCCAAGTCGCGCCGCTGGTTGCAACGGATCTCTATCAGGTCGTCGAAACCTCCGATGTGCCTCCCGGTGCGTTGAACATCGTCACCGGGGTCAGCGCCGAACTCGCCGGCGTGCTGGCAAAACATGATGATGTGGACGGTCTATGGTGCATAGCCGACCAGGAGACCTGCCGTTTGGTGGAAGCAGAATCGACTGGAAATCTCAAACGAGTCTTCACCGGCGGCGGCCGTGCGGTGGACTGGAATGCCGGCTCCTGGGCGCCGCAGGCCCTGCTCCAGCGTGCCGTCGATACCAAAAATGTCTGGGTGCCGTACGGCGACTGA
- a CDS encoding Gfo/Idh/MocA family protein, whose amino-acid sequence MSALKPLSVVVAGLGNMGKSHALAYHANPGFEIAALVNRTGEAPAELSGYTMRTSFKDAIAEFKPDIASINTYSDSHADYAVMALEAGCHVFVEKPLATTLADAERVVAAAKANGRKLVIGYILRHHPSWQRLIAESRALGGPYVFRMNLNQQSSGPTWATHKQLMETTPPIVDCGVHYLDVMCQITDANPVEVRGMGLRLSDEIAPEMYNYGHLQVLFDDGSMGWYEAGWGPMMSETAFFVKDVISPKGSVSIVMSDSAKSDDIDTHTMTSVIRVHRAETGADGKFVHPDQNLSMEGEPDHQGLCDREQAFLLDAINNDADLTRHMDDAVKSLAVCLAADESVRTGKAVML is encoded by the coding sequence ATGAGTGCACTAAAACCATTGAGCGTCGTCGTCGCCGGCCTTGGCAATATGGGCAAGAGCCATGCGCTTGCCTATCACGCCAATCCCGGCTTCGAGATTGCAGCCCTGGTCAACCGCACGGGCGAGGCACCGGCAGAGCTTTCAGGCTATACGATGCGCACCTCGTTCAAGGATGCGATTGCCGAGTTCAAACCAGATATTGCCTCGATCAATACCTATTCCGACAGCCATGCCGATTATGCAGTGATGGCGCTGGAAGCCGGGTGTCATGTCTTCGTCGAAAAGCCGCTGGCCACCACACTTGCCGATGCTGAGCGCGTGGTCGCTGCCGCCAAGGCCAATGGCCGCAAGCTCGTCATTGGCTACATTCTGCGCCATCATCCCTCATGGCAGCGCCTGATTGCAGAATCGCGCGCGCTGGGCGGGCCTTATGTTTTCCGCATGAACCTCAACCAGCAATCTTCCGGCCCCACTTGGGCAACCCACAAGCAATTGATGGAAACCACGCCGCCCATCGTGGATTGCGGCGTGCATTATCTCGATGTCATGTGTCAGATCACCGATGCAAACCCGGTGGAAGTGCGCGGCATGGGCCTGCGCCTTTCCGATGAGATCGCGCCTGAAATGTACAATTACGGCCATCTTCAAGTGCTGTTCGATGATGGCTCGATGGGTTGGTATGAAGCAGGTTGGGGGCCGATGATGTCGGAAACCGCCTTCTTCGTCAAAGACGTGATTTCGCCGAAAGGCAGCGTTTCCATCGTTATGAGCGACAGCGCCAAGTCAGATGACATCGACACCCACACCATGACCTCGGTCATCCGTGTTCACCGCGCTGAAACGGGCGCAGACGGCAAGTTTGTTCACCCAGACCAGAACCTGTCGATGGAGGGCGAGCCAGACCATCAAGGATTGTGCGACCGTGAACAGGCTTTCCTTCTGGATGCCATTAACAATGACGCAGACCTCACCCGTCATATGGACGACGCGGTGAAGTCACTGGCCGTGTGCCTCGCCGCCGATGAGAGCGTGCGCACAGGCAAGGCGGTGATGCTGTGA
- a CDS encoding ferredoxin--NADP reductase → MQYNTALATETITVGAKFPLPSNVYAETVISVKHFTDRLFSFRVTRPQAFRFRSGEFVMIGLPNAEKPVFRAYSIASPSWDDEIEFFSIKVPEGPLTSHLQKIVPGDTVLLRQKSTGTLVLDALTPAKRLYMISTGTGIAPFASLVRDPETYEKFEEVVLTHTCRDHAELAYGTELFDQSANDPLIGELANGRLSLYSSTTREISPRMGRITRLMETGKLYSDLGTPPLNRDTDRVMICGSMDMLRDVKALVEASGFEEGSNSKPADFVVERAFVG, encoded by the coding sequence ATGCAGTACAATACGGCGCTTGCTACCGAGACCATTACCGTGGGAGCCAAATTTCCGCTCCCTTCAAACGTCTATGCCGAGACGGTCATTTCGGTGAAGCACTTTACGGATCGGCTGTTTTCGTTTCGGGTGACCCGTCCCCAGGCTTTCAGGTTCCGTTCAGGCGAGTTCGTGATGATCGGTCTGCCCAACGCGGAAAAGCCGGTGTTTCGGGCCTACTCAATCGCTAGCCCCTCATGGGACGACGAAATAGAATTTTTCTCCATCAAAGTGCCAGAGGGCCCGCTAACTTCGCATCTGCAAAAGATCGTACCGGGCGATACCGTGCTGCTGCGTCAGAAGTCCACCGGGACGCTGGTGCTTGATGCGTTGACGCCCGCCAAGCGGCTTTACATGATCTCCACCGGCACCGGTATTGCGCCCTTCGCCAGTTTGGTGCGTGACCCCGAAACCTATGAGAAGTTTGAAGAAGTGGTGCTGACGCACACCTGTCGCGATCATGCCGAACTTGCCTACGGGACAGAGCTGTTCGACCAGTCGGCCAACGATCCGCTGATTGGCGAACTCGCCAACGGTCGGCTCTCGTTGTATTCGTCCACGACGCGCGAAATTTCGCCTCGTATGGGACGCATCACACGCTTGATGGAAACCGGAAAACTCTACAGCGATCTTGGAACTCCACCGCTTAACCGCGACACAGACCGCGTCATGATCTGCGGTTCGATGGATATGCTGCGCGATGTGAAGGCACTCGTGGAAGCATCGGGCTTCGAGGAGGGCTCCAACAGCAAGCCCGCAGATTTCGTCGTTGAGCGCGCATTCGTCGGCTAG